One genomic region from Macellibacteroides fermentans encodes:
- a CDS encoding HlyD family secretion protein: MNEHKKFSINNMMLAFITVIVVIGLVALAGFFLLTPPEEVIMGQAEATEIRISGKVPGRIVSYRYHEGEKVMKGDTLVFLDTPEVQAKFRQAEAAMSAAQAQNRKAIKGARTEQITAAYEMWQKSQAGLEIAKKSYDRIQNLFSKGVISAQKRDEAEANYKAMVATEKAARSQYDMAKNGAEREDKDAAAALVERAQGAVDEVESYMRESALVSPIDGEISEQFPEVGELVGTGAPILNIADLTDMWVTFSIREDLLKDIKMGTSIKAFIPALNNKEVTLKVTYMKDMGSYAAWKATKTNGQFDSKTFEVRAKPDAPIADLRPGMSVIMKKK, from the coding sequence ATGAACGAGCATAAGAAATTTTCAATCAATAACATGATGTTGGCATTTATCACGGTGATAGTCGTGATTGGTTTGGTGGCATTGGCCGGATTCTTTTTGCTTACTCCTCCCGAAGAGGTGATTATGGGGCAGGCCGAAGCAACCGAAATCAGGATTTCGGGAAAGGTTCCGGGACGAATAGTCTCTTATCGTTACCATGAAGGTGAAAAAGTAATGAAGGGAGATACCCTTGTCTTCCTTGATACTCCGGAAGTGCAGGCCAAGTTCAGACAGGCCGAAGCAGCGATGAGTGCTGCACAGGCGCAAAACAGAAAGGCTATAAAAGGTGCGAGAACGGAGCAGATTACGGCAGCCTACGAGATGTGGCAGAAGTCGCAGGCCGGATTGGAAATTGCTAAAAAGTCGTACGACCGTATCCAGAATCTTTTTTCCAAAGGGGTGATATCTGCTCAGAAGCGTGATGAAGCCGAAGCTAATTACAAGGCTATGGTTGCCACAGAGAAAGCCGCACGATCTCAGTACGATATGGCTAAAAACGGAGCCGAACGTGAAGATAAGGATGCTGCGGCAGCATTGGTGGAACGGGCTCAGGGAGCTGTGGATGAGGTTGAGTCGTATATGCGTGAGTCGGCTTTGGTTTCGCCTATTGATGGAGAGATATCCGAGCAGTTTCCCGAAGTAGGTGAGCTGGTAGGTACCGGTGCTCCGATTCTTAATATAGCCGATCTTACGGATATGTGGGTTACATTCAGCATCCGCGAAGATCTGCTGAAGGATATTAAAATGGGAACTTCAATCAAAGCGTTTATTCCGGCACTAAACAACAAGGAGGTCACACTTAAAGTCACCTATATGAAGGACATGGGATCGTATGCTGCATGGAAAGCTACGAAAACCAACGGCCAGTTTGATTCTAAAACATTCGAAGTACGTGCTAAACCCGATGCACCGATTGCCGATTTGCGTCCGGGTATGTCTGTGATAATGAAAAAGAAATGA